The sequence below is a genomic window from Vibrio navarrensis.
AGCCCCCTTCACAGTAGCTCAGGTAGTAGCGCCACATGCGAATGAAGCGTTCGTCATAACCCAAAGCACGCACTTCAGTTTCGGCTTGATTAAAGCGACGGTGCCAGTGTGCCAAGGTTTTGGCATAGTCGAGGCCGATATCGTAAAGATCCCTCAACAGCAAGTCGCTGTGTTGTGTGGTTGCCTGAGTCAACGAGGTCACGGAAGGCAAAAAGCCACCGGGGAAAATGTATTTCTGGATGAAATCGACGTTATCGCTGTAGTACTCATAACGCTGATCGGCGATGGTAATAGCCTGAATCGCCATCAGACCACCGGGTTTCAGCAGTGATTGGCAGGTCTTGATGTAAGATGGCAAGTACTGCTTACCCACCGCTTCAATCATTTCAATCGAAACCAGCTTGTCAAATTGACCGCGCAGATCGCGATAATCTTGCTTGAGCAGGGTGAGCTGCTCAGACAAGCCAAGCTTGTCGACCAACTGCTGGGTGTATTCGTATTGCTTCTCAGAGATGGTGGTGGTGGTCACCTTACATCCGTAGTGCTTAGCCATGTAGACCGCCATCGCTCCCCAGCCTGTGCCGATTTCGATCACGTGGTCACTGGACTTGAGTTTCAACTGTTGGCACAAACGATCCATCTTTTGGATTTGCGCTTGCTCTAAGCTGTCGGTCTCCTGCTGAAAAATCGCCGACGAGTAGAGCATATTTTCATCAAGAAAAGCACGATAGAGATCGTTACCAAGATCGTAGTGCGCATGAATGTTCTTTTTCGAGTTTTGCTGGGTATTGCGATTTGCCCAGTGGGCCATTTTATACACTAGCTTGCTCAGCCAGCTACTTTGCTCTTCCAAACCGTCTAAGGCCGCTAAGTTGAGGGCCATCAGCTTCATCAGAGCCGTGAGATCCGGGCTGTCCCACCAACCGTCCATGTAGGCTTCTCCGGCAGCAATACTGCCACCGCGTAACACACGCGAGTAAAAGCCGGGATGTTTGACTTCGATCGTCGCAACGACATTTGTCCCAGAGAGATCGTTACCCGGGGTACCAAAGCGCTCGCTGCGTTCGCGACTCTCAGTGTGAAAGCTTTCAATAACGGTCAGAGTGCCCGTTTCCATCTTCTGCAGACATTGGAAAATGATTCTGCGCGCCGCCTTTTGCGTGGTAGAGAGCTGACGAGGCATAACCATGGATGACGTATTTAGCATGCAGAATTCTCCTTGCGCTTTTTATTTTTTGTCTCTGTTGCTGACGTTTGCTTGTCTGGGTGCGAATCAGACTGGTATTTAGGATGGGAATAAAAGGGAGCCCCTTTTAGCCACAGCTTTAACGCATGCCAATAAATACCGAACACCACTTTTACTGTCTGGCTCGGCATTTTGATCAACTGCATCAACAAGTTTTTGCTGTTGAATGGCAACGCTTTCATCGCCATGGTCGCATCGAAGTGTTTTTCGCCTTTGTGGCACTCAAGATGAACACTCAAGTGATCACCAAGTGGTTTCAGTCGCCATTGATATTGTTGATCGAGTGGGTTAAACGGCGACACATGGAACGCTTTTTGTTGCGTCCAACCATATGTTTGGTCGTCTTGATTGGCAGACACCGCATAGTAGTGGCGCTCATTCCACGGTGTGTTACTCACTTCCGCCAACATGTAGCGCCAGTTCCCCTCAGCGTCATGCAAGTAATAAAAATTGACCGGACTGAAGTAGAGCCCGAGATAACGTAGATGACAGACTGCGATCACTTTCCCCTGGCAATCGACCCCAGTCAGTTGGCGTACTTTCTCTTGCACCGCCGTTTTTAGATCGCCGCTGCCTAGGTAGTCACTGCGTTTCCATCTCGCCCAATGCCACCAGCGCTGGCCGAAACCCCAAACGGACTGCTGCAATGTTTCCAGCTCATCGAGATCAATCGCTGGCATAAACAGTGGGTAATTCAACGCGTGTTGTACCGGCGTAAAGCGCCTATGACGCACAGTGCCGACGTACAACTGACTTTGGGCTGGGCTTGCCATCATGCCGCTCCTTTGTGCTGCGCCTCAGATTGCGCTGCAGCAGAGATTGCTTTCACCACGTCGAGCGCACTGCGCACGCCATCTTCGTGAAAACCGTTGTACCAATAGGCGCCGCAAAACCAAGCTTGATGTTGCCCTTGGATCTCTTCACGACGTGCCTGA
It includes:
- a CDS encoding SAM-dependent methyltransferase; translated protein: MLNTSSMVMPRQLSTTQKAARRIIFQCLQKMETGTLTVIESFHTESRERSERFGTPGNDLSGTNVVATIEVKHPGFYSRVLRGGSIAAGEAYMDGWWDSPDLTALMKLMALNLAALDGLEEQSSWLSKLVYKMAHWANRNTQQNSKKNIHAHYDLGNDLYRAFLDENMLYSSAIFQQETDSLEQAQIQKMDRLCQQLKLKSSDHVIEIGTGWGAMAVYMAKHYGCKVTTTTISEKQYEYTQQLVDKLGLSEQLTLLKQDYRDLRGQFDKLVSIEMIEAVGKQYLPSYIKTCQSLLKPGGLMAIQAITIADQRYEYYSDNVDFIQKYIFPGGFLPSVTSLTQATTQHSDLLLRDLYDIGLDYAKTLAHWHRRFNQAETEVRALGYDERFIRMWRYYLSYCEGGFLARTISTVHMTFQRPA
- a CDS encoding DUF1365 domain-containing protein → MASPAQSQLYVGTVRHRRFTPVQHALNYPLFMPAIDLDELETLQQSVWGFGQRWWHWARWKRSDYLGSGDLKTAVQEKVRQLTGVDCQGKVIAVCHLRYLGLYFSPVNFYYLHDAEGNWRYMLAEVSNTPWNERHYYAVSANQDDQTYGWTQQKAFHVSPFNPLDQQYQWRLKPLGDHLSVHLECHKGEKHFDATMAMKALPFNSKNLLMQLIKMPSQTVKVVFGIYWHALKLWLKGAPFYSHPKYQSDSHPDKQTSATETKNKKRKENSAC